TCAGTACCGACCGTTATCAACTTGTCACAGCGCAAGCCACCCTGCAAGATTACAAATTACAACTGAAACAACTGCTCGAACTGGATGGGGAGAATGAAATGAACGTTTATCTCCCTGCCCTGTCCGACGAGAATGTACTTGCCCCCTTGCCTACTAAAAAAGATGTATATGTGAGCGCACTTGCCCTTCGTCCTGAGATTGAAGCAAGCAAGCTCAATGTAGAAGCTTCCGAATTGGGAATTGATATTGCAAAATCCGGTTATTTCCCCACCGTCAGCCTTAGCGCAGGCATCGGAACGAATCATACGAGCGGAAGTGACTTTACTTTCGGTGAACAGGTGAAGAATGGTTGGAACAATTCCATCGGTCTGTCGGTCAGTGTGCCTATATTCAACAACCGTCAGACAAAGAGCGCCATACAGAAGGCCAAATTGCAGCGCGAAACGAGCATGCTGTCACTGCTTGACGAACAGAAGGCTTTGTACAAGACGATTGAAGGTCTTTGGCTGGATGCCAACAGTGCACAACAGCGTTATGCGGCAGCCAACGAGAAACTGAGAAGCACGCAAATCAGCTACGACCTGATTAGTGAACAGTTCAATTTGGGAATGAAAAACACCGTGGAACTTCTCACCGAGAAGAATAACTTGTTGCAAGCGCAGCAAGAACAACTTCAAGCTAAATATATGGCTATACTGAATACCCAGTTGCTGAAGTTCTATCAAGGGGATAAATTGGCATTATAATAAATAAGTAAAAGCATAAGAAACGAATGAAAACGAAAAAGATTATCTTAATCGCCGTGGCAGTCGTTGTGGTAGCAGGTGCGGGAATCTGGTTCTTCGCAGGGTCGCCCGCCAAACACAAAGTCACGTATGCCACTGTTACTGTCAGCAAAGGCGATATTTCAAATTCGGTGACTGCTACCGGAACGATTGAACCTGTGACGGAAGTAGAAGTCGGTACACAAGTATCTGGTATCATTGACAAGATTTATGTAGACTACAACTCAACAGTCACCAAAGGGCAGTTGATTGCTGAGATGGACCGCGTTACTCTGCAAAGCGAACTGGCTTCCCAACAGGCAACTTATGACGGAGCTAAAGCCGAATATGAATATCAGAAAAAGAATTACGAACGTAGCAAAGGGCTGCATGAGAAATCCCTGATTAGCGATACGGACTTCGAACAGG
This portion of the Bacteroides acidifaciens genome encodes:
- a CDS encoding TolC family protein produces the protein MNMMNVKRLTVMAFLGAGMFSGISAQESPLQADTLNEAKLPAQWDLQSCIDYALEQNITIRKNRVAAESTQIDVKTAKAALFPSLSFSTSQQVVNRPYQESSSRVSGSEIISSNSKTSYNGNYGLNASWTLYNGSKRLKTIKQEQLNNQVAELDVATSENDIQESIAQVYIQILYAAESVRVNENTLQVSIAQRDRGQQLLDAGSIAKSDFAQLEAQVSTDRYQLVTAQATLQDYKLQLKQLLELDGENEMNVYLPALSDENVLAPLPTKKDVYVSALALRPEIEASKLNVEASELGIDIAKSGYFPTVSLSAGIGTNHTSGSDFTFGEQVKNGWNNSIGLSVSVPIFNNRQTKSAIQKAKLQRETSMLSLLDEQKALYKTIEGLWLDANSAQQRYAAANEKLRSTQISYDLISEQFNLGMKNTVELLTEKNNLLQAQQEQLQAKYMAILNTQLLKFYQGDKLAL